The DNA window TTCTCACTCAACTTCGTACTCGGCCCGAGGCAGGTCGGAAAGACTACGGGGATAAAACTCCTCATCAACGAAATCCTTAAGGAAAACCCGCCGGAGTCAGTCATTTACCTCAACGTCGAAGTCCTGCCAAGCTATAATGAGCTCTCCGGGCTTATCCGCGAGTTCCAGGAGCTGAAGATGGAAGAGGGAATAGAGACCGGATACATCTTCCTGGACGAGGCTTCATCGCTTGAAGGCTGGTGGAGAGGAGTCAAACCACTCATCGATGCGGGCCTTCTAGAGAACGACGTTGTAACCGTCACCGGCTCAAGCTCACTCCGGGTTAAGAGGGACATCGAGCTCTTTCCGGGAAGAAGGGGACATGGAAAGACCATAGAGGTCATGCCGCTATCTTTTCCGGAGTACGCAAAGATCATGGGACTTAAAAATCCCAGACTGGAGAGCGAGAGGGTTACCAAGCTCTTCGAGGAATATCTACAAACCGGTGGCTTTCCAGGATCAATAAACGGCCTCCCTATGGAAGACCTTTTGGGAGCGTACATCGGAGAGTTCGTCCGCTTTGGAAAGAGCCTTGAGATAGCGAAGGAGACTTTTGCAGCGCTGATAAGAAGCGCGCCCTCGGCAACGAGCTTCAGGGCGCTGGCAGAGATGACATCAGGGTACTCCTACAAGGTTATCCAGGACTACATCGAGTTTTTTAGGGAGCTCTACGTACTCGGGATAGCCTACCTAAAGCAGGGCAACCAGGTGCTCTACAGGCGGGAGAAGAAGTTCTTCTTTAGAGATCCACTGCTCGCCAGACTGTTTTCAACCTGGAGCGGGACAGAGCTTAGAGAGGATGCCCTCTATGAATGGGTCGTTCAGGAGCACGTTTTCAGAAAATTCGGTGAAATCTACTACTTCAGAAACGGCTACGAGGTGGACGTCGTTGCCGACAATATAAAAATTGAGGTAAAGGCCGGAAAAGCCCACAGGAAATACGCAAGGAACGTAAAAGTTCTGGAAAAGGAGGAAGTGCCCTTCTTCCTTCTGGAGCTCACTCCCCCATAACCTGCACAATAACTCTCCTGTGCCTTGGCCTCACGTCGAGCTCAGCGAAGAATATCTGCTGCCAGGTTCCCCTCACCAGCCTCCCGTCCACCACGGGGAAGCATTCGCTCGCACCAAGCAGGCTCGCCCTCAGGTGGCTGTGGGCGTTGTCGTCTATCCTGTCGTGGAGGTAGCCGGCCCCTTTGGGTACGAGCTCCTTCAGGAGTCTCTTGAAGTCCTCCAACAGGCCGCTTTCGTGCTCTATCGTTATTATCGCCCCCGTGGCACCGGGCACGAAAACGAGAACCTGTCCGTTCTGAACCCCGCTCTCTTTCACAATTCTCTCAACCTCAGCGGTTATGTCCACAAGGTCTATCTCGCCCCTCGTCGAGAAGCGCAGTTCCTTGGCAAAAACCCTCATGACTCATCACCCCTGAGAACCTCAATCAGTTTCTCAACCTTTCTCAGAACCTCAAAAGGAGTTCCTCCAAAGATGTAAACGAGCGGCTCGACACCCTCCCCGCCCTCATCTATGACCGCGTCATAAACCTCCTTTTCAAAGGGAGC is part of the Thermococcus stetteri genome and encodes:
- a CDS encoding ATP-binding protein; translation: MRLGNITYMNPWWEGREDYHVRRWKEQKIRWLPEWVGEISLRPFSLNFVLGPRQVGKTTGIKLLINEILKENPPESVIYLNVEVLPSYNELSGLIREFQELKMEEGIETGYIFLDEASSLEGWWRGVKPLIDAGLLENDVVTVTGSSSLRVKRDIELFPGRRGHGKTIEVMPLSFPEYAKIMGLKNPRLESERVTKLFEEYLQTGGFPGSINGLPMEDLLGAYIGEFVRFGKSLEIAKETFAALIRSAPSATSFRALAEMTSGYSYKVIQDYIEFFRELYVLGIAYLKQGNQVLYRREKKFFFRDPLLARLFSTWSGTELREDALYEWVVQEHVFRKFGEIYYFRNGYEVDVVADNIKIEVKAGKAHRKYARNVKVLEKEEVPFFLLELTPP
- a CDS encoding secondary thiamine-phosphate synthase enzyme YjbQ, producing MRVFAKELRFSTRGEIDLVDITAEVERIVKESGVQNGQVLVFVPGATGAIITIEHESGLLEDFKRLLKELVPKGAGYLHDRIDDNAHSHLRASLLGASECFPVVDGRLVRGTWQQIFFAELDVRPRHRRVIVQVMGE